One stretch of Streptomyces sp. NBC_01363 DNA includes these proteins:
- a CDS encoding RtcB family protein: MSYVEVPGAKVPIRMWADPASVEDVAMQQLRNVATLPWIKGLAVMPDVHFGKGATVGSVIAMHGAVCPAAVGVDIGCGMSAVKTSLTANDLPGDLSRLRSKIEQAIPVGRGMHDEVVEPDRLYGFRAPGWDDFWGRFDGVADAVKFRQERATKQMGTLGSGNHFIEFCLDESGSVWLMLHSGSRNIGKELADFHIGQAQKLPHNQDLIDRDLAVFIADTPQMAAYRNDLFWAQEYAKHNRAVMMALFQNVVRKEFKKAKVTFEPVISCHHNYVAEERYDGMDLLVTRKGAIRAGSGDFGIIPGSMGTGSYIVKGLGNEKSFNSASHGAGRKMSRNAAKRRFSTRDLEDQTRGVECRKDSGVVDEIPAAYKPIEKVIEQQRDLVEVVAKLKQIVCVKG, from the coding sequence TCGCGATGCAGCAGTTGCGCAACGTGGCCACGCTGCCCTGGATCAAGGGTCTCGCCGTCATGCCGGACGTTCATTTCGGCAAGGGCGCGACGGTCGGTTCGGTGATCGCGATGCACGGTGCGGTCTGTCCGGCGGCGGTCGGTGTGGACATCGGCTGCGGAATGTCCGCGGTGAAGACCTCCCTGACGGCCAATGACCTGCCGGGCGACCTGTCCCGGCTCCGGTCGAAGATCGAGCAGGCCATTCCGGTGGGCCGCGGCATGCATGACGAGGTCGTGGAGCCGGACCGGCTGTACGGCTTCCGGGCGCCGGGCTGGGACGACTTCTGGGGACGGTTCGACGGGGTGGCCGATGCGGTCAAGTTCCGTCAGGAACGTGCCACGAAGCAGATGGGAACACTCGGATCGGGGAACCACTTCATCGAGTTCTGCCTCGACGAGTCGGGTTCGGTCTGGCTGATGCTGCACTCCGGATCGCGGAACATTGGCAAGGAACTGGCCGACTTCCACATCGGGCAGGCGCAGAAGCTGCCGCACAACCAGGATCTGATCGACCGCGACCTGGCGGTGTTCATCGCCGACACCCCGCAGATGGCGGCGTACCGGAACGACTTGTTCTGGGCGCAGGAGTACGCGAAGCACAACCGGGCCGTCATGATGGCGCTCTTCCAGAACGTGGTCCGCAAGGAGTTCAAGAAGGCCAAGGTGACCTTCGAGCCGGTCATCTCCTGCCACCACAACTATGTGGCGGAGGAGCGGTACGACGGCATGGACCTGCTGGTCACGCGGAAGGGCGCGATCCGTGCGGGGTCCGGGGACTTCGGGATCATCCCGGGTTCGATGGGCACCGGTTCGTACATCGTGAAGGGCCTCGGGAACGAGAAGTCGTTCAACTCGGCCTCGCACGGTGCCGGCCGGAAGATGAGCCGGAACGCCGCGAAGCGGCGCTTCTCGACGCGCGACCTGGAGGATCAGACGCGGGGCGTGGAGTGCCGTAAGGACTCCGGCGTCGTGGACGAGATTCCGGCCGCGTACAAGCCGATCGAGAAGGTCATCGAGCAGCAGCGGGACCTGGTGGAGGTCGTCGCCAAGCTCAAGCAGATCGTGTGCGTGAAGGGCTGA